A region of uncultured Anaeromusa sp. DNA encodes the following proteins:
- a CDS encoding Fic family protein, giving the protein MRYIHQLESWPNFHWDAAELLPYLSEFRFLQGQLKGTMQAIGLSQCEDAVLLTLTQDVIKSSEIEGEKLDKEQVRSSLARKLGMDRLGLVPSDRDVDGVVEMMLDATQNYKTPLTRERLFAWHAALFPAGYSGMTKITVGHWRSEEAGPMQVISGRIGQVKVHFEAPPAKRVPAEMECFLAWFNSEEAIDPVIKAVVAHIWFVTIHPFEDGNGRIARALTDLLLARSENSEQRFYSFSSQIQKNREKYYTVLEDIQKGDLAITEGLIWFLSVLLEAVNSAAQFTDDVLKKARFWEYHKDKVINERQRKILNLLMDGFEGKLTSSKWAKITHCSQDTAARDINDLIQAAILKKDEGGGRSTSYSLQF; this is encoded by the coding sequence ATGCGCTACATCCATCAATTAGAAAGTTGGCCTAATTTTCATTGGGATGCTGCGGAACTGCTGCCGTATTTGTCCGAATTTCGCTTTCTTCAAGGGCAGCTTAAAGGGACCATGCAAGCCATTGGCCTGTCCCAGTGCGAAGATGCCGTTTTACTCACGCTGACGCAGGATGTAATTAAATCCAGTGAAATTGAAGGTGAAAAGCTGGACAAAGAGCAGGTGCGTTCATCGTTAGCCAGGAAGCTGGGAATGGACCGGCTGGGCCTTGTGCCTAGCGATAGAGATGTTGATGGTGTGGTAGAAATGATGTTGGATGCAACGCAGAACTACAAGACGCCGCTTACTCGAGAACGTCTATTTGCATGGCATGCCGCGCTGTTTCCTGCCGGGTATAGCGGTATGACAAAAATAACGGTTGGGCATTGGCGCAGCGAAGAAGCAGGGCCTATGCAGGTGATTTCAGGAAGAATCGGCCAGGTCAAGGTGCATTTTGAAGCTCCGCCTGCCAAGAGAGTTCCTGCTGAAATGGAATGTTTTCTTGCCTGGTTCAATTCGGAAGAAGCAATAGATCCGGTCATCAAAGCCGTAGTTGCTCATATATGGTTCGTAACTATCCATCCTTTTGAGGATGGCAATGGCCGTATTGCCAGGGCTTTAACTGATCTTCTCTTGGCGCGCTCGGAAAATAGCGAGCAGCGATTTTATAGCTTTTCTTCGCAGATCCAAAAAAATCGCGAAAAGTATTATACGGTTCTCGAGGACATTCAAAAAGGAGACCTTGCTATTACAGAAGGCTTGATTTGGTTTTTATCCGTCCTGCTTGAGGCTGTAAACAGCGCAGCGCAATTCACAGACGACGTTCTTAAAAAGGCTCGGTTTTGGGAGTATCATAAGGATAAAGTGATTAACGAGCGGCAGCGTAAAATCCTAAACCTTCTTATGGACGGTTTTGAAGGAAAACTGACTTCATCCAAATGGGCTAAAATAACACATTGCTCTCAAGACACGGCTGCTCGCGACATAAACGATTTAATTCAAGCCGCTATTCTTAAAAAAGATGAAGGCGGCGGACGCAGCACAAGCTATTCATTGCAATTTTGA
- a CDS encoding diguanylate cyclase encodes MQNNTSIPRRVAVRYLQWILPVLLILFVCLAGTIYYLDSHNQMRINQDVSHKILDQANKTLQTWIDDQLVVLAVLADDARVIEACAQPTNVEAVARANDFLHSFHEKNGFYENIALSANLRPGISFELMAVNGRKHVIQRGVFFADSTRGDSIGKSNAEHPMAKSIYDEGKPNVITHVYRSLIYGNPAFIISLPVRKDGTFVGAIHVAMPMRHFTDKFVNGVKMGQSGYMFMVDEKGLPISHPEKTFILSEEMARKYEPVRAHIINGEEHFEQFVDDADKTYHVMKFDFHGINHVSDWYLILVQDTNEILASSIRFVWLTSVFLVMAFLLVIAAVYLSTVKLLHIGFRDAQTGLYNRNYLEHELLRLATGRFNPIGFISIDVDGLKLVNDTCGHDAGDVLLTAVGRMIKECFKHNDLAIRLGGDEFAVVMQMTDVGVVQEACRRVHERIAAHNQVNGAVPVSISIGWAIGQATDVNSTNAIIKEADTLMYKEKEENRLKYADLFAERLSQYGQKLFQTDK; translated from the coding sequence ATGCAAAACAATACCAGCATTCCTAGAAGAGTAGCGGTTCGATATTTGCAATGGATATTACCTGTTTTATTGATTTTATTTGTATGTTTGGCGGGCACAATTTATTATTTGGACAGTCACAATCAAATGCGAATAAACCAGGATGTTAGCCATAAAATTCTCGATCAGGCGAATAAAACGCTCCAGACCTGGATTGATGATCAACTGGTGGTTTTAGCAGTGCTTGCCGACGATGCACGGGTTATTGAGGCTTGCGCCCAACCTACGAATGTTGAGGCGGTGGCACGCGCTAATGACTTTTTGCATTCTTTTCATGAAAAGAATGGCTTTTATGAAAACATTGCGTTGTCGGCTAATTTGCGACCGGGCATTAGTTTTGAATTGATGGCTGTGAATGGCAGGAAGCATGTTATTCAACGAGGGGTGTTTTTTGCGGATTCGACTAGGGGCGATTCGATTGGGAAATCAAATGCGGAGCATCCCATGGCGAAGTCAATCTATGATGAAGGCAAGCCCAATGTGATTACCCATGTATATCGCAGTTTGATCTATGGAAATCCTGCGTTTATCATTTCTTTACCGGTTCGGAAGGACGGAACCTTCGTGGGTGCTATACATGTGGCAATGCCCATGCGACACTTTACCGATAAATTTGTCAATGGCGTCAAAATGGGGCAAAGTGGTTATATGTTTATGGTAGATGAGAAGGGCTTGCCCATTTCTCATCCTGAAAAAACCTTTATTCTTAGCGAGGAAATGGCAAGAAAGTATGAGCCGGTGCGAGCTCACATTATAAATGGCGAAGAGCATTTTGAACAATTTGTTGATGATGCCGATAAGACCTATCATGTTATGAAATTCGATTTTCATGGAATCAATCATGTTAGCGACTGGTATTTGATTTTGGTGCAGGATACTAATGAGATCCTCGCTTCCTCCATTCGCTTTGTTTGGCTGACCAGCGTATTTTTAGTTATGGCCTTTTTGTTAGTCATCGCGGCTGTCTACTTGTCTACGGTAAAATTACTACATATTGGCTTTCGCGATGCTCAGACAGGTTTATATAATCGCAATTATTTAGAACATGAACTTCTGCGTTTGGCAACAGGCCGCTTCAATCCGATTGGCTTTATTTCCATTGACGTGGATGGACTCAAGTTGGTCAATGATACTTGCGGACATGATGCAGGGGATGTCTTACTGACGGCCGTAGGGAGAATGATTAAAGAGTGTTTTAAGCACAATGATCTTGCTATACGCCTAGGGGGCGATGAGTTTGCTGTCGTCATGCAGATGACCGATGTTGGCGTTGTTCAAGAAGCGTGCCGGCGGGTCCATGAAAGAATCGCAGCACACAATCAAGTAAATGGCGCTGTTCCTGTGAGCATTTCCATTGGTTGGGCGATCGGCCAGGCTACTGATGTTAATAGTACTAATGCAATCATCAAAGAAGCCGACACTTTGATGTATAAGGAAAAGGAAGAGAATCGCTTGAAATATGCTGATCTTTTTGCGGAACGCCTAAGCCAATATGGCCAGAAACTTTTTCAAACGGATAAATAG
- a CDS encoding amidohydrolase family protein: protein MYDLVINNGILFDPARQLRLQGHLAIQDGRIAALRSGEPFQGKQELDAAGHIVCPGFIDMHGHIDAAPYCAELSLQQGITTTVGGNCGASPLDLEQFFRAQDETGFPLHQAEFIGHSTLRRTVGVEDPLQPATSEQILEMEHLATKALEAGACGLSLGLAYVPGSSAEEVLRLSRLTARFGRIISIDTRLLSNNDLYSLVEAITIARQTGARMQISHLVYQYGTGMIKEALTVISKAIQDGLDIRFDSGMYTEWATHIGTVLFNEEALAREEWKLEDIIVITGPHHGQRLTPELYDHLRAEAPTTSVVVLTGIEEEIYQALLHPSAMPSTDTGAYAPGEGHPQIAGSFPRYFKKMVADRYDLSLMEAIRKATLLPAESLGLLQKGRLEEGMDADIVVFDIQSLSDKATFFTPDAPPTGIDYVIVSGRLALDHGVIRDNKAGRSIRCQCPAYDYQI from the coding sequence ATGTATGATCTTGTTATTAACAATGGTATCCTCTTTGACCCGGCACGCCAACTGCGTCTGCAGGGCCATTTAGCCATTCAAGACGGCCGCATTGCGGCTCTGCGCAGTGGCGAACCCTTCCAAGGGAAACAAGAGCTAGACGCCGCTGGCCATATTGTCTGCCCCGGCTTCATTGATATGCATGGGCATATCGACGCCGCCCCCTACTGCGCAGAACTTTCGCTGCAACAAGGGATTACAACCACCGTCGGCGGCAACTGCGGCGCGAGCCCCTTAGATTTGGAACAATTCTTTCGCGCGCAGGACGAAACAGGCTTTCCACTACATCAAGCTGAATTCATCGGCCATTCTACGTTACGTCGCACAGTCGGCGTCGAAGATCCACTGCAGCCAGCCACCAGCGAACAGATCCTTGAAATGGAACATCTGGCAACCAAAGCACTAGAAGCAGGCGCTTGCGGCCTCTCTCTGGGGCTTGCCTATGTTCCCGGAAGCTCTGCGGAAGAAGTGCTGCGCCTCAGCCGCCTAACGGCTCGCTTTGGTCGCATCATTTCCATTGATACTCGGCTTCTCAGCAATAACGATCTGTATTCCCTGGTAGAAGCCATTACCATCGCCCGCCAAACCGGCGCGCGTATGCAAATTTCCCACCTTGTCTATCAATACGGTACCGGCATGATCAAAGAAGCGCTAACCGTCATTTCTAAAGCCATCCAGGATGGCCTGGACATCCGCTTTGACAGCGGCATGTACACGGAATGGGCCACTCATATTGGCACCGTCCTCTTCAATGAAGAAGCCCTCGCCCGCGAAGAGTGGAAACTGGAAGACATCATTGTCATTACCGGCCCGCATCACGGCCAACGCTTGACACCGGAGCTTTATGACCATCTGCGCGCTGAAGCTCCCACTACGTCCGTCGTGGTACTGACAGGTATCGAAGAGGAAATCTACCAAGCACTCCTGCATCCATCCGCCATGCCCTCTACCGATACCGGAGCTTACGCCCCCGGCGAAGGACATCCGCAAATCGCAGGCAGCTTCCCCCGGTATTTTAAAAAGATGGTAGCGGACCGCTATGACCTCAGTCTCATGGAGGCCATCCGCAAAGCCACCTTACTCCCTGCGGAAAGCCTAGGACTCTTGCAAAAAGGCCGTCTTGAAGAAGGAATGGACGCGGATATCGTTGTTTTCGATATCCAGTCTCTCAGCGATAAGGCCACCTTTTTTACTCCCGACGCACCGCCTACCGGTATTGACTATGTCATTGTCAGCGGCCGTTTGGCGTTGGACCATGGTGTTATCCGGGATAATAAAGCCGGGCGCAGCATCCGCTGCCAGTGCCCTGCTTACGATTACCAGATATAA
- a CDS encoding membrane protein produces MGKRIAFLMWGLCLFGFGIVLTVKSNLGTAPWDVLHLGLTNYLPLTLGQVSQGCGALVIALSWFLGVKPGWGSLANMIFIGFYIDFFMWLPFMPSPTALPYQLFMLVLGIWIIGWASYFYLVAAFGAGPRDSFMVGAVAKTGQPVWLIRTLLESSVAIVGYFLGGPIGLGTIIIALTLGPSIQWAFRLRNERPEDIQHLSFFKSSVKPLAKASNE; encoded by the coding sequence ATGGGTAAGCGTATCGCTTTTTTAATGTGGGGTCTCTGCCTGTTCGGGTTCGGGATTGTGCTGACTGTAAAAAGCAACCTCGGCACAGCCCCCTGGGACGTACTTCACCTTGGCCTCACCAACTATCTGCCACTGACGCTAGGGCAAGTTTCGCAAGGTTGCGGCGCTCTGGTAATCGCCCTGAGCTGGTTTTTAGGAGTCAAGCCTGGCTGGGGCAGCCTCGCCAATATGATTTTCATCGGCTTCTACATTGATTTTTTCATGTGGCTGCCTTTCATGCCCTCGCCGACGGCGCTTCCTTATCAGCTCTTCATGCTCGTCTTGGGCATCTGGATCATCGGCTGGGCCAGCTACTTCTACCTAGTCGCCGCCTTTGGCGCCGGTCCTCGGGACAGTTTTATGGTCGGAGCCGTAGCGAAAACCGGCCAACCCGTGTGGCTCATCCGCACCCTGCTAGAAAGCAGCGTCGCTATCGTCGGCTATTTCTTGGGCGGCCCGATTGGTCTTGGTACCATTATTATTGCTTTGACCTTGGGACCTTCCATCCAATGGGCCTTCCGCCTTCGCAACGAACGCCCCGAAGACATTCAGCATCTCAGTTTTTTCAAAAGTTCCGTCAAACCGCTGGCTAAAGCTAGCAACGAATAA
- a CDS encoding DEAD/DEAH box helicase: MSKSFEELGVQPVLVKALAAQQLQIPTQIQEEMIPRVLAGENVAARSATGTGKTLAYLLPILQRIDPGKKEIQAVILAPTYELAMQIYRVLGALAKEASLDVTAASLIGGAALTRQIEALKKKPQIVVGSAGRVLELLRKRKLSLAGVRTLVLDEVDRLLDEQNAPTVELVIKEVPAQRQLLMVSATLPARAQKVIERLDKTVNLVEAAAEVKLPEQLVHCYVKVEHREKLDELRKVLNALDVKRALLFVEQQGRLEMVLEKLQHHGVKVAGLRKDAGKQERKEALEAISKGKISLLVATDLAARGLDIPGVTHVINLDFPDEPQTYLHRAGRTGRAGQEGMVISLVTPGEVTRLERCRRSLQADMQEYFLNKGRFLKRQARKQEPVKRSKPAKPEKK; encoded by the coding sequence ATGAGTAAATCCTTTGAAGAGTTAGGTGTGCAGCCGGTTTTGGTCAAGGCGTTAGCCGCGCAGCAGCTGCAGATTCCGACGCAGATACAAGAAGAGATGATACCCCGGGTGTTGGCTGGAGAAAATGTAGCGGCGCGTTCTGCTACAGGAACCGGGAAAACACTGGCGTATTTGCTGCCTATTTTACAGCGCATTGATCCGGGGAAAAAAGAGATTCAGGCGGTGATTTTGGCGCCAACCTATGAGCTGGCTATGCAAATTTACCGTGTGCTGGGCGCATTGGCGAAGGAAGCTTCTTTGGATGTGACGGCGGCGTCTCTGATTGGTGGCGCGGCGCTGACGCGGCAGATTGAGGCTTTGAAGAAAAAACCTCAAATTGTGGTTGGTTCGGCGGGACGCGTGCTTGAGCTGCTGCGTAAACGCAAGCTGTCTTTGGCAGGCGTGCGTACGCTCGTGCTTGATGAAGTGGACCGGCTGTTGGACGAACAAAATGCGCCGACCGTGGAACTTGTGATCAAAGAGGTTCCGGCGCAGCGGCAGTTGCTGATGGTGTCGGCTACGTTACCAGCGCGGGCGCAAAAAGTGATTGAGCGTCTGGACAAAACGGTCAATTTGGTTGAAGCGGCAGCGGAAGTGAAGCTGCCGGAGCAATTGGTTCATTGCTATGTAAAAGTGGAGCATCGGGAAAAACTGGACGAACTGCGCAAGGTGTTGAATGCGCTGGATGTCAAGCGGGCGCTGCTTTTTGTAGAGCAACAGGGCCGGCTGGAAATGGTGTTGGAGAAATTGCAGCATCACGGCGTAAAGGTGGCGGGGCTGCGTAAGGATGCAGGCAAGCAGGAACGCAAGGAAGCCTTAGAGGCAATCAGCAAGGGGAAGATTTCCTTGCTGGTAGCAACGGACTTAGCAGCCAGAGGCTTGGATATTCCGGGAGTTACCCATGTGATTAATTTGGATTTCCCTGACGAGCCGCAGACGTATCTTCACCGAGCTGGGCGTACTGGTCGAGCCGGGCAAGAAGGCATGGTGATTTCCCTAGTGACGCCCGGGGAAGTGACCAGACTGGAACGGTGCCGACGTAGCTTGCAAGCGGATATGCAAGAGTACTTTCTCAATAAGGGGCGCTTTTTGAAACGACAGGCGCGGAAGCAAGAACCTGTAAAACGGAGTAAACCGGCAAAGCCTGAGAAAAAATAA
- a CDS encoding LysR family transcriptional regulator: MDILHLTYFVEVARQESFTKASETLFVSQSSISKLIKNLESELGLPLFDRTPRGVCLTEGGVRLFEKAKVILDTFHGIHDDLSVFTSTPRGRLRIGIPPLVQTLDNLPRIVAEFKMLHPLIQLSLIEVGSRMVERKIDNGELDVGIVVLPTKAEAELELVSFLQEPLQLIVHKEHPLAQRPAADIGGLREESFVLYRDDFALRDHIMDTCRAHGFTPKIVCETAQWDFMVDIVASKLGIAFLPRSVCLKIHNDNIKTLPLISEIKPWHLAFAWKNTNLHQATRAWLEYAFQIFGIQHQVFNLAEHHDNS, from the coding sequence TTGGACATTTTGCATTTGACCTATTTTGTAGAAGTGGCGCGACAAGAAAGCTTTACCAAAGCTTCAGAGACTCTCTTCGTTTCCCAGTCCAGCATCAGCAAGCTCATTAAAAATCTGGAAAGCGAATTGGGCCTGCCCCTGTTTGACCGCACGCCGCGCGGCGTCTGTTTAACAGAAGGCGGCGTCCGCCTCTTTGAAAAGGCCAAAGTCATTCTGGATACGTTTCACGGCATCCATGACGACCTGTCCGTCTTTACCAGCACGCCCCGGGGCCGTTTGCGCATCGGCATTCCACCGCTGGTACAAACACTGGACAACCTCCCCCGCATTGTCGCGGAATTTAAGATGCTGCACCCTCTGATTCAGCTAAGTTTGATCGAAGTCGGATCCCGCATGGTGGAACGCAAGATTGATAACGGCGAATTGGACGTAGGCATCGTCGTTCTGCCGACCAAGGCGGAAGCGGAACTGGAGCTAGTCTCCTTTTTACAAGAACCATTGCAGCTTATTGTGCACAAAGAGCATCCCTTAGCCCAACGGCCAGCCGCCGACATTGGCGGCCTGCGCGAAGAATCCTTCGTTCTTTATCGGGACGATTTCGCTTTGCGCGACCACATCATGGACACCTGCCGCGCTCACGGCTTTACACCCAAAATTGTCTGTGAAACCGCCCAATGGGACTTCATGGTCGATATCGTCGCTTCCAAACTGGGCATTGCCTTTTTGCCGCGCAGCGTTTGCTTGAAAATTCATAACGACAACATTAAAACGCTACCCTTGATCAGCGAAATCAAGCCCTGGCACTTGGCTTTCGCCTGGAAAAATACCAACTTGCATCAGGCTACACGGGCCTGGCTTGAATATGCTTTCCAAATTTTCGGCATCCAACACCAGGTTTTCAATCTGGCGGAACATCATGATAATTCATAA
- a CDS encoding ammonium transporter, with protein sequence MEISVHSLAVGLDTVWVLLCAALVFLMEAGFAMLEAGFIQSRNSLNIIMKVLVDCAAGMLGYFAAGFALMYGADAAGLIGTNGFWVSGDLSHLNLKIPVYAFWLFQAAFAIAMATIVSGAVAERMKFAPYIVFSFVATVFIYPLAGHWVWSSEGWLNQLGMLDFAGSAAIHALGGWSALAAVWVLGPRTGRFNKDGSANVMPGHNLPLAALGAFILWFGWFGFNPGSTLSGLDTNIARIAVNTNLAAAAGGMAATLLTLFRYGKADPSMAINGALGGLVAITAGCAYVEPISSMVIGAIAGVLIIAAVPFFDSLRADDPVGAIAVHGVCGTFGTVAVGIFSENGGLLYGGSTDLLFIQLLGVLAVSLWGFGATYAAFSAIKAICGIRVSAEDEHEGLDLSEHGITAYSELEYGALKPLHHPILRTAPLAAKEEEIRSV encoded by the coding sequence ATGGAAATCTCAGTACATTCTCTGGCAGTTGGTTTAGATACCGTATGGGTGCTTCTTTGCGCCGCCCTTGTTTTTTTAATGGAAGCAGGTTTCGCTATGCTTGAAGCGGGCTTTATTCAAAGCCGCAACTCTCTTAACATTATTATGAAAGTGCTGGTAGACTGCGCTGCTGGCATGCTTGGATATTTCGCCGCCGGTTTCGCTCTCATGTATGGCGCCGATGCCGCCGGCTTGATTGGTACGAATGGCTTCTGGGTCAGCGGTGACCTGTCCCATTTGAATTTAAAAATCCCCGTCTATGCCTTCTGGCTCTTTCAGGCCGCTTTCGCCATTGCCATGGCTACCATTGTTTCCGGCGCCGTGGCAGAGCGCATGAAGTTTGCTCCGTATATTGTCTTCTCCTTTGTAGCTACTGTTTTCATCTATCCCCTGGCTGGCCACTGGGTCTGGAGCAGCGAAGGCTGGCTGAACCAACTAGGCATGCTGGATTTTGCCGGTTCCGCCGCCATTCATGCCTTAGGTGGTTGGTCTGCTCTAGCTGCCGTTTGGGTGCTTGGACCTCGTACTGGCCGTTTCAACAAAGACGGCAGCGCCAATGTCATGCCAGGCCACAACCTGCCCTTGGCAGCCCTAGGCGCCTTCATCCTCTGGTTTGGTTGGTTCGGCTTCAATCCCGGCAGCACACTGTCCGGTCTTGATACCAATATTGCCCGTATCGCCGTCAACACCAACCTGGCAGCAGCTGCCGGCGGCATGGCCGCTACGCTTTTGACGCTTTTCCGTTACGGCAAAGCCGATCCCAGTATGGCTATCAACGGCGCCCTGGGCGGCCTTGTTGCCATCACCGCCGGCTGTGCCTATGTAGAGCCCATCAGTTCCATGGTCATCGGCGCCATTGCTGGCGTACTCATTATTGCCGCCGTTCCCTTCTTTGACTCCTTGCGGGCAGACGACCCGGTCGGCGCCATCGCCGTACACGGCGTCTGCGGCACCTTTGGCACCGTTGCAGTCGGCATTTTTTCCGAAAATGGCGGCCTCCTCTACGGCGGCAGCACGGATCTGCTTTTCATCCAGCTTCTAGGCGTATTGGCCGTTTCCCTCTGGGGCTTCGGCGCCACCTATGCCGCTTTCAGCGCCATCAAAGCCATCTGCGGCATCCGCGTTTCTGCTGAAGATGAACACGAAGGTCTGGATCTCAGCGAACACGGCATCACCGCTTACAGCGAACTAGAATACGGCGCCTTAAAGCCCTTGCACCACCCCATCCTGCGCACGGCTCCTCTCGCCGCCAAAGAAGAAGAAATCCGTTCGGTCTAA
- a CDS encoding P-II family nitrogen regulator has translation MDAITKVEIITRPHKLDELKEALNAIGVTGMTVSQVFGYGSTKGHTEVYRGHEYAINLLPKIKVETVVCEVPVERVVETAKRVLRTGEIGDGKIFIHPLINAVRIRTGEEGPDAIKEPVHS, from the coding sequence ATGGATGCCATTACCAAAGTAGAAATCATTACCCGGCCTCATAAGCTTGATGAATTAAAAGAAGCTCTTAACGCGATCGGCGTTACCGGCATGACCGTCAGCCAGGTTTTTGGCTATGGCTCCACCAAAGGCCATACCGAAGTATACCGTGGTCATGAGTACGCCATTAATTTGCTGCCTAAAATCAAAGTGGAAACCGTCGTTTGCGAGGTTCCTGTCGAACGCGTAGTCGAAACTGCTAAACGTGTTCTTCGCACCGGCGAAATTGGAGACGGCAAAATCTTCATTCACCCCCTCATCAACGCCGTCCGCATTCGCACAGGAGAAGAAGGACCGGACGCTATCAAAGAACCGGTACATTCTTGA
- a CDS encoding amino acid ABC transporter permease, with the protein MEYILNIVGPMLEGTVVTLKMFFVTIVLSLPLGLGLALGRISRYGWLQRFIGMYIWLFRGTPLMLQLLFVYFALPLIPYVGVKLSDFSAAMLAFVLNYAAYFAEIFRAGIQSIEKGQYEGAKVLGMNYVQTMRRIVLPQVIRRVLPPISNETITLVKDTSLIYVLAMDDLLRTARALVQRDFSTTPFLVAAVFYLVMTLVLTWGFQWLEKRYNTYEE; encoded by the coding sequence ATGGAATATATTTTGAATATCGTTGGACCGATGCTGGAAGGCACGGTTGTTACGCTGAAAATGTTTTTTGTCACAATTGTGCTTTCGCTGCCTTTAGGCTTGGGACTGGCTTTGGGACGCATTTCCCGCTACGGCTGGTTGCAACGTTTTATAGGCATGTATATTTGGCTTTTTCGCGGCACGCCTTTGATGCTGCAGCTCTTGTTTGTCTATTTTGCGCTGCCGCTCATCCCTTATGTGGGCGTGAAGCTGTCAGATTTTTCGGCTGCCATGTTGGCGTTTGTGCTGAATTACGCGGCGTACTTTGCAGAGATTTTCAGAGCGGGCATTCAGTCCATTGAAAAGGGGCAGTACGAAGGCGCCAAGGTGTTGGGTATGAACTATGTGCAGACGATGCGCCGTATTGTTTTGCCGCAGGTTATTCGTCGTGTGTTGCCGCCGATTAGTAATGAGACCATCACTCTAGTTAAAGATACGTCTTTGATTTACGTATTGGCCATGGATGACTTGCTGCGTACGGCGCGGGCGTTGGTGCAGCGAGATTTCAGTACGACGCCGTTTTTGGTGGCGGCTGTGTTTTATCTGGTTATGACCTTGGTACTTACCTGGGGCTTCCAATGGCTGGAAAAACGCTATAATACCTACGAAGAATAG
- a CDS encoding amino acid ABC transporter ATP-binding protein produces MKMIRAIDIHKQFSGVEVLKGISMEVEKGEVVAIIGPSGSGKSTFLRCLNRLEQIDSGLIEIEGEQLAGPGPAGACQYADEGRARQICSKMGMVFQHFNLFPHLTVLQNLMEAPLTVKGMKREAILPLAEELLNKVGLLVKKDSYPSSLSGGQKQRVAISRALAMQPDIMLFDEPTSALDPELTGEVLKAMRQLAEERMTMVVVTHEMGFAREVANRVIFMDQGEIVEEGLPEQIFRAPQQQRTREFLDKIL; encoded by the coding sequence ATGAAAATGATTCGAGCTATTGATATACATAAGCAATTCTCCGGCGTAGAAGTGCTCAAGGGCATTTCGATGGAGGTAGAAAAAGGTGAGGTTGTCGCCATTATCGGACCGTCCGGCTCGGGGAAAAGTACGTTTTTACGTTGTCTCAACCGCTTGGAGCAGATCGACAGCGGCTTGATTGAAATTGAAGGAGAGCAGCTGGCTGGTCCAGGACCTGCTGGCGCTTGTCAATACGCAGATGAAGGCCGGGCCAGACAGATATGCAGCAAAATGGGCATGGTATTCCAACACTTTAATTTATTTCCTCATTTAACGGTGCTGCAGAACCTGATGGAAGCGCCGCTGACGGTAAAGGGCATGAAGCGCGAAGCAATCCTGCCGTTAGCAGAAGAACTATTGAACAAAGTAGGCCTGCTGGTAAAAAAAGATAGCTATCCTTCCAGTTTGTCCGGTGGACAAAAGCAGCGTGTAGCCATCTCGCGGGCTTTGGCGATGCAGCCGGATATTATGCTTTTCGACGAACCTACTTCGGCGCTTGATCCGGAACTGACCGGGGAAGTGTTGAAGGCCATGCGGCAGCTGGCGGAAGAGCGTATGACCATGGTGGTAGTTACCCACGAAATGGGTTTTGCGAGGGAAGTAGCCAACCGGGTCATTTTTATGGACCAAGGGGAAATCGTGGAAGAAGGCTTGCCTGAGCAGATTTTCCGTGCGCCGCAGCAACAGCGGACGCGGGAGTTTTTGGATAAGATACTGTAG
- a CDS encoding IclR family transcriptional regulator: MAGEKEGISSVDRALELLLVLQDYGQEMGVTQIAVAMGLHKSTVHRTLATLEQKGFVQQNVQTGRYWLGLKLYSIAMTMREKLPINRIARPYAQELADAFSEGVHLAVLDRSSEEYPRQIVIDKIESQKILSLTPPVGSTTPAHCSALGKCLLAYAGEEFLNRFLEQPLPAFTEKTITSWAVLQQELAEIRRSGFGTDKDELEWGLTCIAAPVLGASGEIVAAISLSGPSARIQGEQKAQIIAGVRRAAAAISQAVR, encoded by the coding sequence ATGGCCGGTGAAAAAGAGGGGATTTCTTCAGTGGACCGGGCGTTGGAACTGCTGCTTGTGTTGCAGGATTACGGTCAAGAGATGGGAGTAACGCAAATCGCCGTGGCAATGGGCTTGCACAAAAGCACCGTGCATCGCACATTGGCGACGCTTGAGCAAAAAGGCTTTGTGCAGCAGAACGTGCAAACCGGGCGGTATTGGCTGGGTTTGAAGCTGTATTCTATTGCCATGACCATGCGAGAAAAGTTGCCTATCAACCGTATTGCCAGACCGTATGCGCAAGAACTTGCAGATGCCTTTAGCGAAGGGGTGCATTTAGCGGTGCTGGATCGCAGCAGCGAAGAGTATCCTCGGCAGATTGTTATTGATAAAATTGAGAGTCAAAAAATTCTCAGTTTGACCCCGCCTGTTGGCTCGACGACGCCGGCGCATTGTTCGGCATTAGGGAAATGTCTTTTGGCGTATGCGGGAGAAGAGTTTTTGAATCGTTTTCTGGAGCAGCCTTTACCAGCTTTTACCGAAAAAACGATTACGTCTTGGGCTGTGTTGCAGCAAGAATTAGCGGAGATTCGTCGTAGTGGTTTTGGTACAGATAAGGACGAGCTGGAATGGGGACTTACTTGCATTGCCGCTCCTGTTTTGGGAGCTTCCGGGGAAATTGTCGCGGCCATTAGTCTTTCCGGGCCGTCGGCGCGTATCCAGGGTGAGCAAAAAGCGCAGATCATCGCAGGTGTCCGTCGGGCTGCAGCAGCCATTTCGCAAGCGGTGCGATAA